In a single window of the Chaetodon trifascialis isolate fChaTrf1 chromosome 19, fChaTrf1.hap1, whole genome shotgun sequence genome:
- the LOC139347474 gene encoding cytosolic 5'-nucleotidase 1A-like produces MAYQVEHENEHLMPGPAFPFVKALMQVNSRLRELYPDSEELFDIVLMTNNRAQERLKNSIKHHDLTIDRLYMTGDESPIVYLKTYKKKLYLSEDSKKVTDAIEEGIAAATIFMPEKENELSDTQLRVVFDGDGVIFSDQSEIIMKTKGLDAFLEHEKNFENKLLPEGPLKCFLEALFMLQRKFYAKNERKNCPIRTFLVTSRGTASCRIRVLTTLRSWGLEIDEAYFLAGAPKGPLLQKIKPHIFFDDQMLHIEGAKELGTISAHVPYGIAQKYHRGKLIKQPAKKE; encoded by the exons ATGGCTTATCAGGTGGAGCATGAAAATGAACATCTGATGCCAGGACCTGCTTTCCCCTTCGTCAAG GCGCTGATGCAAGTCAACTCTCGACTGAGGGAGCTCTACCCAGACAGCGAGGAGCTGTTTGACATCGTCTTAATGACTAACAATCGTGCCCAAGAACGCCTCAAAAATAGCATTAAACACCACG ATTTGACCATAGACAGACTCTATATGACAGGAGATGAAAGTCCTATCGTCTACCTGAAGACCTACAAGAAGAAGCTGTACCTCTCCGAGGACTCAAAGAAAGTCACAGATGCCATAGAGGAAG GTATTGCTGCTGCCACGATCTTTATGCCAGAAAAGGAGAATGAGTTGAGCGACACCCAGCTGAGAGTGGTGTTTGATGGTGACGGCGTCATCTTCTCAGACCAGTCGGAGATCATAATGAAGACGAAGGGCCTGGACGCCTTCCTTGAGCACGAGAAGAACTTTGAGAACAAACTTCTCCCTGAG GGTCCCTTAAAGTGTTTCCTGGAGGCTCTGTTCATGCTCCAGAGAAAATTCTATGCCAAGAACGAGCGTAAAAACTGTCCCATCCGAACCTTCCTGGTCACATCCCGAGGTACTGCTAGCTGCAGGATTCGTGTCCTGACGACTCTCCGCAGCTGGGGCCTAGAGATCGACGAGGCTTACTTCCTGGCTGGGGCTCCTAAAGGGCCcctgctgcagaaaataaagccCCACATCTTCTTTGATGACCAGATGCTCCACATTGAGGGGGCCAAGGAACTGGGAACCATATCTGCACACGTCCCCTATGGGATTGCACAGAAGTACCACCGGGGGAAACTGATCAAGCAGCCTGCAAAAAAGGAATAA